A genomic stretch from Edaphobacter aggregans includes:
- a CDS encoding murein L,D-transpeptidase has translation MLNVRMIGSMRGVLLRVPVMVVWLAGCSSSSQTSRPVEVASTAGSAAKGASAATQEQDMAPVSAAMSARLREIAASGRLEGMERPNFSDYRKHVQAVYEATNYAPLWLNGNQPTAPALGVIQAVEASVQKGLNPADYDASRWSGRVGALGGATDAKKAEFDAALTVAAMRYISDLRIGRVNPKHFNFGIDVQAKKYDLPQFVLQQVVRATDVQAVLDSVEPPFDGYRRTEAALQQYLQLEGKGDGPKVPEVTKGVGVGDAYAGVGPLVARLRLLGDMLAGGEVQAYDAAVADGVKSFQVRHGLAADGKLGAATVKALNVPLAVRVQQLANALERWRWLPPEFPQPPVVVNIPEFRLRAFERGEKVALAMNVVVGKAAPTQTPVFTDTIKFIVFRPYWNVPPGILRRSVIPGIEKSSGYIESQRFEVTDSGGRPVAASGDVAAGLRSGKYSIRQKPGPKNSLGLIKFMFPNSHSVYLHSTPSTELFSQSRRDFSSGCIRVEKPAELAAFLLRDQPDGGQQWTVERAQAAMDSGKDNQQVNLKTPVPVLLLYVTAVAEEDGTVHFFDDLYGHDRKLEAVLAKGPPYP, from the coding sequence GTGCTTAATGTGCGCATGATTGGTTCGATGCGTGGGGTGCTTCTTCGCGTTCCGGTGATGGTGGTGTGGCTGGCTGGGTGCAGCTCTTCGTCGCAGACTTCGAGGCCGGTTGAGGTTGCAAGTACTGCCGGTTCGGCGGCAAAGGGCGCTTCTGCAGCCACGCAGGAACAGGATATGGCTCCGGTTTCGGCGGCGATGTCGGCGCGGCTAAGGGAGATTGCAGCGAGTGGGCGGCTGGAGGGAATGGAGCGGCCTAACTTTTCCGACTATCGCAAGCATGTTCAAGCGGTGTATGAGGCTACGAATTATGCTCCGCTTTGGTTGAATGGGAATCAACCTACTGCGCCGGCTCTGGGGGTGATTCAGGCGGTTGAGGCTAGTGTGCAGAAGGGATTGAATCCTGCGGATTATGATGCTTCGCGGTGGAGTGGGCGGGTTGGGGCGCTGGGTGGCGCTACGGATGCGAAGAAGGCGGAGTTCGATGCGGCGCTGACGGTTGCGGCGATGCGGTATATCTCGGATTTGCGGATTGGGCGGGTGAATCCGAAGCATTTCAACTTTGGGATCGATGTGCAGGCTAAGAAGTATGATTTGCCGCAGTTTGTGTTGCAGCAAGTGGTACGTGCGACGGATGTGCAGGCGGTGCTGGATAGCGTGGAGCCTCCTTTTGATGGGTATCGGAGGACGGAAGCGGCGCTGCAGCAGTATCTGCAGCTTGAAGGTAAGGGTGATGGGCCGAAGGTTCCGGAGGTGACGAAAGGTGTTGGGGTGGGCGATGCCTATGCGGGTGTTGGGCCGCTGGTGGCTCGGCTGCGGTTGTTGGGAGATATGCTGGCGGGTGGAGAGGTGCAGGCTTATGACGCGGCAGTTGCTGATGGGGTGAAGAGCTTTCAGGTGAGGCATGGGTTGGCGGCGGATGGGAAACTGGGGGCGGCTACGGTGAAGGCGTTGAATGTTCCGCTGGCGGTTCGTGTGCAACAGCTGGCGAATGCTTTGGAGCGGTGGAGGTGGCTGCCGCCGGAGTTTCCGCAGCCCCCGGTGGTGGTGAATATTCCGGAGTTTCGGCTGAGGGCTTTTGAGCGCGGGGAGAAGGTCGCGCTGGCGATGAATGTTGTGGTGGGGAAGGCTGCTCCTACGCAGACGCCGGTGTTTACGGACACGATCAAGTTCATCGTGTTTCGGCCTTACTGGAATGTGCCGCCGGGCATTTTGCGGAGGTCGGTGATTCCGGGGATCGAGAAGAGCAGCGGCTACATTGAGAGCCAGCGGTTTGAGGTTACGGATTCGGGTGGGCGGCCGGTTGCGGCGAGCGGCGATGTGGCGGCGGGGTTGAGGTCGGGGAAGTATTCGATCCGGCAGAAGCCGGGGCCGAAGAACTCGTTGGGGTTGATCAAGTTCATGTTTCCGAACTCGCATAGTGTGTATCTGCACAGTACTCCGTCTACGGAGCTGTTCTCGCAGTCGCGACGGGACTTCAGTTCGGGGTGCATACGGGTGGAGAAGCCCGCGGAGTTGGCGGCGTTTTTGTTGCGGGATCAGCCAGACGGGGGGCAGCAGTGGACGGTGGAGAGGGCGCAGGCTGCGATGGACTCGGGAAAGGATAATCAGCAGGTAAATTTGAAGACTCCCGTTCCGGTTCTGCTTCTGTATGTGACAGCGGTGGCGGAGGAGGATGGGACCGTTCACTTCTTCGATGACCTCTATGGCCATGATCGCAAGCTGGAGGCTGTGCTGGCGAAAGGGCCTCCTTATCCGTAG
- a CDS encoding DUF4239 domain-containing protein, with amino-acid sequence MSLSPIDALPLFFAMLLLIELGRRLHARSPHQKSNSAIEGAIFGLFGLLLAFTFSGAIARYDTHRKLVIEEVNDIGTAYLRLDLLPRELQPEFRDKFRDYVTSRLDRFDSPTNMPVSEETVRLQKIIWAKAIAATTTSDGHSEGGRLLLPALNQMFEITITRKNAFDMHPPLIVYLLLFALSCGCALFAGYNMTDPHRNLLHIIAFAAVFSLTIYATLEIEYPRKGLIRLSNTDQAFIDLRNSM; translated from the coding sequence ATGAGCCTCTCTCCTATCGATGCGCTCCCACTGTTCTTCGCCATGCTTCTTCTAATTGAGCTGGGTCGAAGGTTGCATGCCCGATCTCCCCATCAGAAGTCCAACTCTGCTATCGAAGGCGCGATCTTCGGGCTTTTCGGTCTGCTTCTTGCCTTCACCTTTTCCGGAGCTATCGCCCGCTACGACACCCACCGCAAGCTTGTGATTGAAGAGGTCAACGATATCGGCACTGCATACCTCCGTCTCGACCTCCTGCCGAGAGAACTCCAACCCGAATTTCGAGATAAGTTCCGCGATTATGTCACCTCCCGACTTGACCGTTTCGATTCTCCGACGAATATGCCCGTCAGCGAAGAAACCGTTCGTCTTCAAAAGATCATTTGGGCAAAGGCAATCGCGGCAACTACAACCAGCGACGGTCACTCGGAGGGAGGAAGGCTGCTTCTCCCTGCCCTGAATCAAATGTTCGAGATCACCATTACTCGCAAGAACGCCTTCGATATGCACCCACCCCTGATTGTTTACCTACTACTTTTTGCACTCAGCTGCGGCTGCGCTCTTTTTGCCGGTTACAACATGACTGACCCCCACCGAAATTTGCTTCATATCATTGCCTTCGCCGCTGTCTTTTCTCTGACCATTTATGCCACTCTCGAGATCGAATATCCTCGCAAGGGCCTGATCCGCCTCTCGAACACTGATCAAGCGTTCATTGATCTCCGTAACTCGATGTAG
- a CDS encoding NAD-dependent epimerase/dehydratase family protein, with translation MKKIALFGAAGAVGKSIADALRARGIEYRVVGRNRGELEKTFGGDPLAEIVTWNPDDPGSVRAAARGVGTLIYLVGVPYDKFELHPLVMQKTLDGAIAEGVERLVLVGTVYPYGMPVTTPVTETHPRDPHTYKGKMRKAQEEVLLKAHAEGKIQGTILRLPDFYGPRTEKSYLHSLFEVAAKKGGTANMLGPIDTPHQFVYVPDVGPVVLDLAAKPEAYGRWWHFAGSGVMTQREIVDEVFAMAGRKPKTLVAGKTMLWVMGLFQPVMRELVEMNYLLTTPVLLDDSALVGLLGSVHRTSYAEGLKLTLEGYRPDNR, from the coding sequence ATGAAGAAGATTGCTTTGTTTGGTGCTGCAGGTGCGGTGGGGAAGAGTATCGCTGATGCGCTTCGGGCGCGGGGGATTGAGTATCGCGTGGTGGGGCGCAATCGTGGGGAGTTGGAGAAGACTTTCGGAGGTGATCCGCTGGCGGAGATCGTTACGTGGAATCCGGATGATCCGGGGTCGGTGCGAGCGGCGGCGCGCGGCGTAGGGACACTGATCTATCTGGTGGGAGTTCCTTATGACAAGTTTGAGCTACATCCTTTGGTGATGCAGAAGACTTTGGACGGAGCGATTGCGGAAGGGGTTGAGCGGCTGGTCCTGGTTGGGACAGTTTATCCGTATGGAATGCCGGTGACGACTCCTGTGACGGAGACGCATCCTCGTGATCCGCATACGTACAAGGGCAAGATGCGGAAGGCGCAGGAGGAGGTACTGCTGAAGGCTCATGCGGAGGGAAAGATTCAGGGGACGATTTTGCGGCTTCCTGACTTCTATGGGCCACGGACCGAGAAGAGCTATCTGCACTCGTTGTTCGAGGTAGCGGCGAAGAAGGGTGGTACTGCGAATATGCTGGGTCCGATCGATACGCCGCATCAGTTTGTTTATGTGCCGGATGTTGGACCGGTGGTTCTAGATCTTGCAGCGAAGCCGGAGGCCTATGGGAGATGGTGGCACTTTGCCGGATCGGGTGTGATGACTCAGCGGGAGATTGTGGATGAGGTGTTTGCGATGGCTGGGCGCAAGCCGAAGACTCTTGTCGCGGGCAAGACGATGCTTTGGGTGATGGGGCTGTTTCAGCCGGTTATGCGCGAACTGGTGGAGATGAACTACCTACTGACGACGCCAGTGTTGCTGGATGACAGCGCGTTGGTTGGACTGCTCGGCTCGGTGCACAGGACGAGTTATGCGGAGGGATTGAAGTTGACGCTGGAGGGCTATCGCCCAGACAACAGGTGA
- a CDS encoding winged helix-turn-helix domain-containing protein has translation MEDQGCIFRFADVEVHERNFSVVKAGEVLAVEPKVFRVLQFLLHHADRVVTKDELLNAVWNDCSVSESSLTRSVAILRRMLGDDIHEPRFIATVPTIGYRFICDVQVTEDGFAVPWTANAAPSASMQVAQTTPATLVTPGRRIAIIAALAACAVFAAVFGWFWQRQHRRAQAAVSVRLIPLTTYPGIAQHPSLSPDGSQVAFSWNGPDEGNFDIYVKTAAAGTAGAVPPLRLTTDPADDIDPVWSPDGSSIAFLRKINPENQFKVLLIPALGGPERELADVSIPETGWLIAPYLAWMPDNQSLVITDQPSPEHPTALYLLSTRTGEKQQLTFPPSGVFGDSCVAVPPDGTALAFRRANTAGQWTGGIYVLELDNDLKPRGDPRQVTPEPGPVLQNHIFDWSCVVWTADSRRLLFPYGLGLWTAPVSVGSRTPIRTQATMAIETGGGVHWLTVSRASARLAYALVSGGGQNIWRMQIPSAHQKPEPPTKLLTSLGGGFAQQYSPNGTKVAFESSQSGNLEIWVCSSKGQDCTQLTSIGASATGVPTWSPDGKQIAFYTNIDGKPQIYVIPTGGGATRRLTSESSGAMFPSWSRNGEWIYFSSKKSGTSQIWKMPSSGGQAVQVTSSGGLACSESPDGKWLYFAGEGTDASLWRMPVGGGSQTRVLPTVTRWNFAIIDDGVYFVTRTGRGFAIELLNSASGKIDVIAPIREGYFGFAVSPDRKSILYTQAIALSSELVLAEGFR, from the coding sequence ATGGAAGATCAGGGCTGCATCTTTCGGTTTGCGGACGTGGAGGTTCACGAGCGGAATTTTTCAGTGGTCAAGGCGGGAGAAGTGTTGGCCGTCGAGCCGAAAGTCTTTAGGGTTCTGCAATTTCTGCTGCACCATGCAGACCGTGTAGTGACGAAAGACGAACTTCTGAACGCGGTCTGGAACGACTGCTCCGTCTCCGAAAGCTCCCTCACGCGAAGTGTTGCGATTCTGCGGCGAATGCTCGGTGACGACATCCATGAACCGCGCTTCATCGCCACCGTCCCCACCATTGGGTATCGCTTCATCTGCGATGTCCAGGTCACCGAAGATGGTTTCGCCGTACCGTGGACGGCCAATGCAGCGCCCTCGGCATCCATGCAAGTGGCTCAAACAACGCCTGCTACGCTCGTAACACCTGGTCGGAGAATCGCAATCATCGCCGCGCTCGCGGCATGCGCCGTTTTCGCTGCGGTTTTCGGATGGTTCTGGCAGAGACAACACCGCCGCGCACAGGCGGCCGTGTCCGTCAGACTCATTCCGCTTACCACTTACCCAGGCATTGCACAGCATCCGTCCCTATCTCCGGATGGTAGCCAGGTAGCATTTTCATGGAATGGGCCCGACGAGGGAAACTTTGACATCTATGTGAAGACCGCGGCGGCCGGAACTGCGGGGGCAGTTCCTCCCTTACGGCTTACCACCGACCCAGCCGACGACATCGATCCAGTGTGGTCACCCGACGGAAGCTCAATTGCCTTCCTGCGAAAGATCAACCCAGAGAACCAGTTCAAAGTTCTTTTGATACCGGCTCTGGGCGGTCCGGAACGGGAGCTGGCAGATGTTTCGATTCCGGAGACTGGATGGTTGATCGCACCCTACCTTGCATGGATGCCCGACAATCAGTCGCTAGTCATTACCGACCAACCATCGCCCGAGCATCCGACGGCCCTCTATCTTCTCTCGACGCGCACAGGCGAAAAGCAGCAACTGACCTTTCCTCCGTCCGGCGTTTTTGGCGATTCTTGCGTCGCCGTCCCCCCCGATGGCACGGCGCTCGCTTTCCGCCGCGCCAACACCGCGGGTCAGTGGACGGGAGGGATCTACGTGCTTGAGCTCGACAACGACTTGAAACCTCGCGGCGACCCACGACAGGTAACTCCCGAACCTGGCCCAGTACTTCAGAATCATATATTTGATTGGTCGTGCGTAGTGTGGACAGCAGATAGTCGGCGGTTGCTCTTTCCTTACGGTCTCGGGCTCTGGACGGCTCCGGTTTCGGTGGGAAGTCGGACCCCAATCCGCACTCAGGCAACAATGGCAATCGAAACTGGAGGTGGAGTCCACTGGCTAACTGTTTCTCGCGCTTCAGCCCGACTGGCTTACGCTTTGGTGAGCGGAGGCGGTCAGAATATCTGGCGGATGCAGATCCCTTCGGCGCACCAGAAACCTGAACCTCCGACAAAACTGCTGACCTCTCTTGGAGGAGGCTTTGCCCAGCAGTATTCTCCTAACGGCACGAAGGTTGCATTCGAGTCGAGTCAAAGCGGTAACCTTGAGATATGGGTTTGCAGCAGCAAAGGGCAGGACTGCACGCAACTGACCTCAATTGGCGCTAGTGCCACAGGCGTGCCCACGTGGTCTCCCGACGGAAAACAGATTGCGTTCTACACCAACATCGACGGCAAACCGCAAATCTATGTTATTCCGACAGGGGGCGGAGCCACGCGCCGTCTCACGTCTGAAAGCTCCGGCGCAATGTTCCCTAGTTGGTCGCGAAATGGTGAATGGATTTACTTCTCCTCTAAAAAAAGTGGGACATCTCAGATTTGGAAGATGCCTTCGAGTGGCGGGCAGGCGGTTCAGGTAACGAGCAGTGGTGGATTAGCTTGTTCTGAATCGCCCGATGGCAAATGGCTGTACTTCGCGGGCGAAGGCACTGACGCCAGCCTGTGGAGGATGCCTGTTGGCGGTGGTTCGCAGACGCGGGTTCTGCCGACGGTCACTCGCTGGAACTTTGCCATCATCGATGACGGCGTCTACTTCGTAACCAGGACCGGGCGCGGCTTCGCGATTGAGCTCCTCAACTCGGCCTCTGGCAAGATCGACGTGATCGCACCGATCCGTGAAGGCTATTTCGGATTCGCCGTCTCCCCCGACCGCAAATCGATTCTCTACACTCAGGCAATCGCCCTAAGCAGCGAACTGGTTCTGGCTGAGGGGTTCAGATAA
- a CDS encoding RNA polymerase sigma factor, with protein sequence MASSPITGLIDQRKQFLNFVERRVATRACAEDIIQAAYIRAMEQASTLRSDESAVAWFYRILRNAVIDHYRHLSAEDRALEQWARDLSTEVQPDSSTQKIVCQCIDSVLSTLKPAYSQILREVDLAEGSLESFAKRSSITPGNAAVRAHRARQALKKQLIQTCRTCAKHGCIDCTCP encoded by the coding sequence ATGGCATCAAGCCCAATCACCGGCCTAATCGACCAGAGAAAGCAGTTCCTCAACTTCGTCGAACGCCGCGTAGCCACCCGTGCCTGCGCCGAGGACATCATCCAGGCCGCGTACATTCGCGCCATGGAGCAGGCCTCCACCCTCCGCAGCGACGAATCCGCCGTCGCCTGGTTCTACCGCATCCTCCGCAACGCCGTCATCGATCACTACCGCCACCTTTCCGCCGAAGATCGCGCTCTGGAGCAATGGGCCCGTGACCTATCCACTGAAGTTCAACCCGACTCCTCCACCCAGAAGATCGTCTGCCAATGCATCGACAGCGTCCTCTCCACCCTTAAACCCGCCTACAGCCAGATCCTTCGCGAAGTCGACCTAGCCGAAGGCTCCCTCGAGTCATTCGCCAAACGATCCAGCATCACACCCGGCAACGCCGCCGTCAGAGCCCACCGCGCCCGTCAAGCGCTCAAGAAGCAGCTCATTCAAACCTGCCGCACCTGCGCCAAACACGGCTGCATCGACTGCACCTGCCCCTAA
- a CDS encoding FAD-dependent oxidoreductase, translating to MRNANLAAVSLAAGGGLVGCVRKPVGAITAGMMVPENLPVRACHLPPVRIAPEREIRTVVGLRPFRPSGFRVAKEMVGETAVVHNYGHGGGGITLSWGTSKLAVDLGLPGHVGPVAVLGCGAVGLATARLVQEAGFEVTIYAKVLPPETTSNIAGGQWFPASVYDPDKTLTPEFTEQFVKAARYGYRRYQIMTDPRYGIRWMRNYFIANQPWRSPITGGQFGLIQDLLPEIKDLSVGEHPFGTKLVRQFDGMIVEPPIYLPAMLTDVRIAGGKVVVREMRSLDEVKALSERLVFNCTGLGAKALFNDAELTPIRGQLTFLVPQPEVTYATLYENTYMFSRRDGVLLGGTHEMGDWNLQSDLKTKAAILLKQAELFGGMNNPAMKCRA from the coding sequence TTGCGGAACGCGAACTTGGCGGCGGTGTCTCTTGCGGCGGGCGGCGGGCTTGTGGGGTGTGTAAGGAAGCCGGTAGGAGCGATAACGGCTGGGATGATGGTGCCGGAAAATCTGCCGGTTCGGGCTTGTCACCTGCCTCCCGTGCGGATTGCGCCGGAGCGGGAGATTCGGACCGTAGTGGGACTGCGGCCATTTCGGCCCTCGGGTTTCAGAGTGGCGAAGGAGATGGTGGGCGAGACTGCGGTAGTGCATAACTACGGGCACGGCGGCGGGGGGATCACGTTGAGTTGGGGGACTTCGAAGTTGGCGGTTGATCTTGGACTGCCTGGCCATGTGGGGCCGGTGGCGGTGCTGGGGTGTGGAGCGGTGGGGTTGGCTACGGCTCGGCTGGTGCAAGAGGCTGGATTTGAGGTGACGATTTATGCGAAGGTTCTGCCACCGGAGACGACTTCGAATATTGCGGGAGGACAGTGGTTTCCGGCTAGCGTGTATGACCCGGACAAGACGCTTACACCGGAGTTTACGGAGCAGTTTGTGAAGGCGGCTCGGTATGGGTATCGGCGGTATCAGATTATGACGGACCCGCGGTATGGGATTCGGTGGATGCGGAATTACTTCATAGCGAATCAGCCTTGGCGTTCGCCTATTACGGGTGGGCAGTTTGGCTTGATTCAGGACTTGTTGCCTGAGATCAAAGATTTGAGCGTAGGGGAACATCCGTTTGGGACAAAACTTGTGCGGCAGTTCGATGGGATGATTGTGGAGCCGCCGATCTATCTGCCGGCGATGCTCACGGACGTTCGGATTGCTGGCGGCAAGGTGGTAGTGCGGGAGATGCGGAGTCTGGATGAGGTAAAGGCGCTGTCGGAGCGGTTGGTTTTCAACTGCACGGGGCTAGGCGCTAAGGCGCTGTTCAACGATGCGGAGTTAACGCCGATTCGTGGACAGCTTACGTTTCTGGTTCCTCAGCCGGAGGTGACCTATGCGACTCTTTATGAGAATACCTATATGTTTTCGCGGCGAGATGGTGTGCTGCTGGGTGGGACCCATGAGATGGGGGACTGGAATCTGCAGTCGGACTTGAAGACGAAGGCGGCGATTCTGCTGAAGCAGGCGGAGTTATTTGGTGGGATGAATAATCCTGCGATGAAGTGCAGGGCTTAG
- a CDS encoding lipid-binding SYLF domain-containing protein, which yields MKKTALLTLLCMSATLPALAQTKFDERLGTSTEVLRQMLARTDAIPRDLLNEARCVMVYPNVKKVGVGLGVTYGRGVLTCRTGPHMQGEWSAPAMYTMDVGSLGVQLGSSSTDFVLLVMSQQGADKVLAGGLKLGADATAIAGPSGARAIGHNDVNADIYTYSRAKGGLFAGTSLGTASMKSDDTANKNIYGRPVDVQQIVRDGAVTTTAAGQPLIDVLEKNIPGREETHKHK from the coding sequence ATGAAGAAAACCGCATTGCTCACATTGCTTTGCATGAGTGCGACCCTCCCGGCCCTGGCGCAAACCAAATTCGACGAACGCCTGGGCACCTCAACCGAAGTGCTCCGCCAAATGCTCGCCAGAACCGACGCCATTCCAAGAGATCTGCTTAACGAGGCGAGATGCGTCATGGTTTATCCCAACGTTAAAAAAGTAGGCGTCGGCCTGGGCGTAACCTACGGTCGAGGCGTACTCACCTGCCGCACTGGCCCCCACATGCAGGGCGAGTGGAGCGCTCCCGCGATGTACACCATGGATGTCGGCAGCTTGGGTGTGCAACTGGGCAGTTCCTCAACCGATTTTGTATTGCTCGTTATGAGCCAGCAGGGCGCGGACAAAGTTCTCGCTGGCGGGTTGAAGCTTGGCGCGGACGCCACGGCCATCGCTGGTCCATCGGGGGCCAGGGCAATCGGACACAACGACGTTAACGCGGATATCTACACCTACTCCAGGGCAAAAGGCGGCCTGTTCGCTGGAACCTCCTTAGGGACCGCATCCATGAAGTCCGACGATACCGCGAATAAGAATATTTACGGCAGGCCTGTCGATGTACAGCAAATTGTCCGCGACGGCGCTGTTACCACTACGGCAGCAGGACAACCTCTGATCGATGTCCTGGAAAAGAATATCCCGGGAAGAGAAGAGACTCATAAACACAAGTAA
- a CDS encoding isoaspartyl peptidase/L-asparaginase family protein, with protein MNRYVRICAFLVFVGLVASGVMVQPGTTVMAASAAAAKGDHRWAVVLHGGAGVIERKSMSKETDAAYRAALTRSIQAAASVLDKGGSSMDAVEAAIRIMEDDPLFNAGKGAVFTADGKNELDAAMMDGATLKAGAVAGVTRTKNPISLARAVMENSPHVMLIGSGADAFAASVGVEQVDPSYFFTERRWQSLIKQLKKEGAPLPQRPAGAPPEPAAPVSDIEPPNAHKYGTVGVVALDREGNIAAGTSTGGTQGKKWNRVGDSPIIGAGTYASNESCAVSATGTGEYFIRLTVARTICSLVQYKGMKLQAAVDEVVQKELGAIHGDGGVIAIAPDGQMAWSFNTQGMYRAKIAEGGTVEVGIYGDEK; from the coding sequence ATGAATCGCTATGTGCGTATTTGCGCTTTTCTGGTGTTTGTCGGGCTGGTGGCTTCAGGTGTGATGGTGCAGCCGGGAACGACGGTGATGGCTGCTTCGGCTGCTGCGGCGAAGGGCGATCATCGCTGGGCGGTGGTGCTGCATGGGGGCGCGGGGGTGATCGAGCGGAAGTCGATGAGCAAGGAGACGGATGCGGCTTATAGGGCGGCGCTGACGCGGTCGATTCAGGCTGCGGCGAGTGTTCTGGATAAGGGCGGCTCGTCGATGGATGCGGTGGAGGCGGCGATCCGGATTATGGAGGACGATCCGCTGTTCAATGCCGGGAAGGGTGCGGTGTTTACGGCGGATGGGAAGAATGAGCTGGACGCGGCGATGATGGATGGGGCTACGTTGAAGGCTGGGGCCGTGGCGGGGGTGACTCGGACGAAGAATCCGATCTCGCTGGCACGGGCGGTGATGGAGAACTCTCCGCATGTGATGTTGATTGGGAGCGGGGCGGATGCGTTTGCGGCTTCAGTTGGGGTGGAGCAGGTGGATCCGAGCTACTTCTTTACGGAGCGGCGGTGGCAGAGCTTGATTAAGCAGCTGAAGAAGGAGGGGGCTCCGCTGCCGCAGCGGCCTGCGGGTGCTCCGCCTGAGCCTGCGGCTCCGGTGTCGGACATTGAGCCACCGAATGCTCACAAGTACGGGACAGTCGGGGTGGTCGCGCTGGATCGCGAGGGGAATATTGCGGCGGGGACTTCGACGGGTGGGACTCAGGGAAAGAAGTGGAATAGGGTTGGGGATTCGCCGATTATTGGCGCGGGTACGTATGCATCGAATGAGTCGTGTGCGGTTTCGGCTACAGGGACGGGGGAGTACTTTATCCGGCTGACGGTGGCTCGGACGATCTGCTCGCTGGTGCAGTACAAGGGTATGAAGCTGCAGGCTGCGGTGGATGAAGTGGTGCAGAAGGAGTTGGGCGCGATTCATGGAGATGGCGGTGTGATTGCGATCGCTCCGGATGGACAGATGGCCTGGAGTTTTAATACGCAGGGGATGTATCGGGCGAAGATTGCTGAGGGTGGGACGGTGGAGGTGGGAATTTATGGGGATGAGAAGTAG
- a CDS encoding PEP-CTERM sorting domain-containing protein (PEP-CTERM proteins occur, often in large numbers, in the proteomes of bacteria that also encode an exosortase, a predicted intramembrane cysteine proteinase. The presence of a PEP-CTERM domain at a protein's C-terminus predicts cleavage within the sorting domain, followed by covalent anchoring to some some component of the (usually Gram-negative) cell surface. Many PEP-CTERM proteins exhibit an unusual sequence composition that includes large numbers of potential glycosylation sites. Expression of one such protein has been shown restore the ability of a bacterium to form floc, a type of biofilm.), translating into MIVNLSKWITASLLAVALLTSNPAHADSICTGIAGNLVANCGFENGSSAGPNSSTTPVGWTVTNPFTYEQVVNSASLVNSGSYAYRFGNFESQGAATIAQTITDIAGDDYTFSFFLLNEAGGESPNVQVQAFWDSTSGTPLLSLTNTAQPSSYTKYSFTVLGTGSDTITFSAYNDPAEFYLDDVSVVDAGPSVPPTPSAVPEPSSLALLVTGILGAAGTIRRRLVA; encoded by the coding sequence ATGATCGTCAACTTAAGTAAGTGGATCACTGCTTCACTCCTTGCCGTGGCTTTGCTCACCTCTAACCCAGCGCATGCAGACAGCATCTGCACTGGCATCGCTGGCAACCTAGTCGCGAATTGTGGCTTCGAAAACGGATCCTCCGCTGGTCCGAATAGTTCAACCACCCCTGTGGGATGGACTGTAACTAACCCTTTCACCTATGAACAAGTCGTCAATTCTGCCTCGCTCGTCAACAGCGGGTCGTATGCGTATCGATTCGGGAATTTCGAGTCTCAGGGAGCTGCCACCATCGCGCAAACCATCACCGATATCGCAGGGGACGACTATACCTTCAGCTTTTTCCTTTTGAATGAGGCGGGCGGCGAATCTCCCAATGTTCAGGTCCAGGCCTTCTGGGATTCGACCTCCGGAACCCCCTTACTTTCGTTGACAAACACAGCTCAACCGAGCTCCTACACCAAGTACTCGTTTACCGTTCTCGGTACGGGATCCGACACGATCACCTTCAGCGCCTACAACGATCCTGCGGAGTTCTATCTGGATGACGTCTCGGTCGTCGATGCTGGTCCATCTGTCCCGCCAACCCCATCCGCCGTACCGGAGCCATCAAGCCTTGCGCTACTTGTCACGGGGATCCTGGGAGCTGCGGGCACGATCCGTCGGCGCCTGGTTGCTTAG